CAAAAAACTAACGCCGCCTAGTTGACCCTGGGCGGCAATTTAATTTCTATAGCAGAAGTCAGGATGTAGGGGCGCAGGGCCTGCGCCCAGTCAGGAGTTCAGAAGAATGAAGAATGAAGAATGAAATTTCTCCCCCACTCCCCCACTCCCCCCACTCCCCCCACTCCCCCTACTTCCCCTACCTCCCCTACCTCCCCCACCCCCCCTACCTCCCCTACCTCCCCTACCTCCCCTACCTCCCCCACTCCCCCCACCTCCCCTACCTCCCCACACCCACATACTGGAATCCAGCCCTGACCATTGCTTGACGGTCAAGAAAATTACGACCATCAATCATGACCGCGTGGTTCATCAATTTTGCCATTTTCCCATAGTCCAAAGTGCTGAACTGTTGCCATTCAGTGACAAGTACCAAAGCATCACAGCCATCTGCTAATCTTTCCGCGTCGGTTTCTACTAACACACCAGAAAGACCATGACGCATCCCTGTTTGGGAAATAATGGGGTCGTAAGCCTTGACTTTCGCTCCCAATCGGTTAAGTTGTTCAATCAACATGAGTGCCGGTGCGTCCCGTAAATCGTCTGTATCTGGTTTGAAGGTTAAACCGAGTAGTCCCACAGTTTTACCTTTGAGGATTTTTAAAGCTTGTTGGAGTTTTTCTAGGGCGATGAGGCGTTGACGTTCGTTAACACTGACAGCAGCTTTCATAAGTTGGGCTTCATAGCCATAATCATCAGCGGTGTGAATGAGGGCGGAAACATCTTTGGGGAAACATGAACCACCCCAACCAATACCAGCTTGTAAGAACTTGCTACCAATGCGGGAATCTAAACCGATGCCTTTTGCTACTTGGGTAACATCCGCACCGACGCGATCGCATATATTAGCAACTTCATTAATAAAACTAATCTTGGTGGCTAAAAAGGCATTAGCGGCATATTTAATCATTTCTGCGGAACTGAGGTCTGTTACTAACACTGGAACGGAAGGTAAAGACTGATTAGCCGCAAATTTGCGTTCTATGATTGGTGCATATAATTCTTTCATCATGCCTGTGGCTTGTTGACTATTACCACCTAACACAATCCGGTCAGGATTAAAGGTATCATAAACTGCTGAACCTTCCCGCAGAAACTCTGGATTACTGACTACATCAAACTGGTGAGCAA
The DNA window shown above is from Anabaena sp. WA102 and carries:
- a CDS encoding UDP-glucose dehydrogenase family protein, translated to MRVCVIGTGYVGLVTGACLAHIGHNVICIDNNEEKVKLMKSGQSPIFEPGLSEIMQSAINSGNIEFSSDLAAGVHHGEILFIAVGTPPLPNGESDTRYVEAVARGIGENLNGGYKVIVNKSTVPIGSGDWVRMIVVDGIAERQKTLLASGDTTSEEKLSEIAHQFDVVSNPEFLREGSAVYDTFNPDRIVLGGNSQQATGMMKELYAPIIERKFAANQSLPSVPVLVTDLSSAEMIKYAANAFLATKISFINEVANICDRVGADVTQVAKGIGLDSRIGSKFLQAGIGWGGSCFPKDVSALIHTADDYGYEAQLMKAAVSVNERQRLIALEKLQQALKILKGKTVGLLGLTFKPDTDDLRDAPALMLIEQLNRLGAKVKAYDPIISQTGMRHGLSGVLVETDAERLADGCDALVLVTEWQQFSTLDYGKMAKLMNHAVMIDGRNFLDRQAMVRAGFQYVGVGR